A stretch of DNA from Pseudomonadota bacterium:
TCAATATGTATTTCTGATTATATATTAGGCGCTTGAATCTCTTGCCACCAACCGGCGCTGCCCTATGACGCTCTGCGCGCCCTGGACCACAGAGCCTCGGCCGCAGCTTGCGCCTGCGTCATGATTTCGGCGGCATTCACCCTTGTCGGGGCGCCATCTCGGACGATCTGTTCGCCGTCGACAAACACGTGACGAACATCGCGACCTTGGCCGACATGGACCAAGTTGCCCAAGGGATCGATAAGCGGCGTGAAGTGCGGGCGGTTGGCATCCATGAGAACAATATCGGCCTTCTTGCCGACTTCCAGCGATCCGATCTCAGCGCTCATACCCATGGCCCTCGCCCCATGGATGCTGGCCATCTCCAACATGTCTTCTGGCTGCCAGTGTTGTGTAATCTTACCCTCTTGCAGCCGTCCGACGGCCAGAGCCCAGCGCATAAGCTCCACCATGTCTGCGTGCATGTTGTCGGTCGACAGGCACAGATTGGCCCCCGCAGCCCGCAGCTTCAGGGTCGGTGCAATCGTTCCGCCGGTGGCGTTCCCCTTGGGAATATGCGCAACATGGACCCCTCCAGCCCCTGTGCGAGCGATGTCGGTCTCGGTCATGAAAATGCAATGAGCCGCGATAAGCCGGTCATTGAGCAATCCAAGATCGTCAAGCAGCTCGGCGGGCGTCTTACCATCGCGCTGACGAATACGATCAACCTCGATCTGGCTTTGCGCCAAGTGCGTGGTCACGATGAGATCAGTATCGTCGCGCGCTTGGCGGATACGCTTCAGAAAGCCCGTTGAACAAGTATCAGGTGCATGGGCAGCAAGCTGGACGCCCAGGCGCCCATCCATTGCACCATGATACCTTTGCACCAATGCCAGTGCCTCACTCAGAGTGCGGTCACCGATCGCTGGATCGTAAGTCCATCGTCCCGCAGACACGCCGGAAAAGTCCACATCATGGAT
This window harbors:
- a CDS encoding amidohydrolase family protein; this encodes MAEIFPDDDVADLVIENAIILTANPDRQVIRDGRIIAKDKRLAYVGSKRGPPPAAHQLIDADDMIATPGLINVHTHTILTMVRGVAEDMGFAPAYTPGVPQGHMITEEEAVALARLGALEAALFGSTLINDTYVHADLTLPAMAEIGLRVTACGRIHDVDFSGVSAGRWTYDPAIGDRTLSEALALVQRYHGAMDGRLGVQLAAHAPDTCSTGFLKRIRQARDDTDLIVTTHLAQSQIEVDRIRQRDGKTPAELLDDLGLLNDRLIAAHCIFMTETDIARTGAGGVHVAHIPKGNATGGTIAPTLKLRAAGANLCLSTDNMHADMVELMRWALAVGRLQEGKITQHWQPEDMLEMASIHGARAMGMSAEIGSLEVGKKADIVLMDANRPHFTPLIDPLGNLVHVGQGRDVRHVFVDGEQIVRDGAPTRVNAAEIMTQAQAAAEALWSRARRAS